A single genomic interval of Adhaeribacter pallidiroseus harbors:
- a CDS encoding carboxymuconolactone decarboxylase family protein gives MNKVEKFNDYRTRMNEKIMAADNKVIKRFFNLDTNAYQQGALNVKTKEMLGLACSMVLRCDDCVKYHLGKCQECGVTDEEVYEVFAIANLIGGSIVIPHFRRAVEYWEELKIS, from the coding sequence ATGAATAAAGTAGAAAAATTTAATGATTACCGCACGCGCATGAACGAAAAAATAATGGCGGCGGATAACAAAGTTATTAAACGTTTTTTTAATCTCGATACCAATGCTTACCAACAAGGCGCTTTAAATGTAAAAACCAAAGAAATGCTGGGCTTAGCTTGTTCTATGGTATTACGTTGCGACGATTGTGTAAAATACCACTTAGGTAAATGCCAGGAATGCGGCGTTACTGACGAAGAAGTATACGAGGTCTTTGCCATTGCAAATTTAATTGGTGGATCTATTGTAATTCCGCATTTCCGTAGAGCGGTGGAATATTGGGAAGAATTAAAAATTAGTTAA
- a CDS encoding ATP-binding protein, whose amino-acid sequence MNQIKIQIPSLIENIRVVESFIDNSKEKFHIEDDIYGNIMVAVTESVNNAIRHGNKFDKDKNVYLSLFVEPDLLRFEVQDEGNGFNADALTDPTAPENLENPGGRGIFLMKHLCDEVKFTNEGRNVQLTFYINNA is encoded by the coding sequence ATGAATCAAATTAAAATTCAGATTCCTTCTCTCATTGAAAACATTCGGGTAGTAGAAAGTTTTATCGACAACTCGAAAGAAAAATTTCACATCGAAGATGACATATACGGCAATATTATGGTGGCCGTAACAGAATCTGTTAACAATGCCATCAGGCACGGTAATAAGTTTGATAAAGATAAAAACGTATACTTATCGCTCTTCGTAGAACCAGATTTGCTCCGGTTTGAAGTGCAAGACGAAGGAAACGGCTTTAATGCCGATGCCTTAACAGACCCTACCGCTCCTGAAAATTTAGAAAACCCGGGTGGTAGAGGAATTTTTCTGATGAAGCATTTATGCGATGAAGTTAAATTCACCAACGAAGGTCGTAATGTGCAATTAACGTTTTACATTAACAATGCCTGA
- the mnmG gene encoding tRNA uridine-5-carboxymethylaminomethyl(34) synthesis enzyme MnmG: MTAKYDVIVVGAGHAGCEAAAAAARMGSKVLLVTMNMNTIAQMSCNPAMGGVAKGQIVREIDALGGQSGIITDKTMIQFRMLNMSKGPAMWSPRAQSDRMRFAEEWRMNLEQTANIDFWQEMVTSLLVEKGKAVGIKTALGIEFKSEAVVLTNGTFLNGIIHIGEKQFGGGRAAERAATGITEQLISIGFEAGRMKTGTPPRVDGRSLDYSRMEEQKGDENPSKFSYTKTKSLQEQRSCYITYTSSETHEILKTGFEKSPMFQGRIQGLGPRYCPSIEDKINRFADKDRHQIFVEPEGRSTVEIYVNGFSSSLPEDVQFKALRSIAGFENAKMFRPGYAIEYDFFPPTQLNLTLETKLVENLYFAGQINGTTGYEEAACQGLMAGINAHNKIHEKDSFILKRSEAYIGVLIDDLVNKGTEEPYRMFTSRAEHRILLRQDNADIRLTKKGYDLGLASQERLDQVNRKISETQEIIDYLNNKSVEPAEINAILQRLNSAPITEKAKAGNLIKRPNVDINHIMEAVPVAKTYLSKYLPDSIEQASIAVKYASYIDKEHQMASRIEELENYIIKERLDYKNMSALSKEAREKLLKINPETIGQASRISGVSPADISILMVYLGK, translated from the coding sequence ATCACCGCAAAATACGACGTAATTGTAGTGGGTGCCGGACACGCTGGCTGTGAAGCTGCTGCTGCTGCTGCCCGCATGGGTTCTAAGGTTCTACTGGTAACTATGAACATGAATACCATTGCGCAAATGTCATGCAACCCTGCTATGGGGGGAGTAGCCAAAGGACAAATCGTACGCGAAATAGATGCTTTGGGCGGACAGAGTGGCATTATTACCGATAAAACAATGATTCAGTTTAGAATGCTGAATATGTCAAAAGGACCGGCAATGTGGAGCCCTAGGGCGCAAAGCGACCGCATGCGCTTTGCTGAAGAATGGCGCATGAATTTAGAACAAACTGCAAACATTGATTTTTGGCAAGAAATGGTCACAAGCCTTTTAGTAGAAAAAGGTAAAGCAGTTGGTATAAAAACAGCATTAGGTATTGAGTTTAAGTCAGAAGCAGTCGTATTAACCAATGGCACTTTTTTAAATGGTATTATCCATATTGGTGAAAAACAATTTGGCGGTGGACGAGCTGCTGAAAGAGCAGCTACGGGTATTACCGAACAACTAATAAGTATAGGTTTTGAAGCTGGCCGCATGAAAACGGGTACACCGCCGCGGGTAGATGGCCGATCTTTAGATTACTCTCGAATGGAAGAGCAAAAAGGGGATGAAAACCCTTCTAAATTTTCTTACACCAAAACTAAATCATTACAAGAGCAACGCAGTTGCTATATAACTTATACTAGTTCGGAAACGCACGAAATTTTAAAAACAGGGTTTGAAAAATCGCCTATGTTCCAAGGGCGCATCCAAGGTTTAGGTCCGCGCTATTGCCCTTCCATTGAAGATAAAATTAACCGCTTCGCAGATAAAGATCGCCATCAGATTTTTGTGGAACCAGAAGGTAGGAGTACAGTAGAAATATACGTTAATGGGTTTTCTAGCTCCTTGCCCGAAGATGTTCAATTTAAAGCCTTACGCAGTATTGCCGGATTTGAAAATGCTAAAATGTTTCGACCTGGATACGCTATTGAATATGACTTTTTCCCACCCACGCAGCTAAATCTTACTTTAGAAACGAAGTTGGTTGAAAACTTATACTTTGCCGGTCAGATAAACGGTACTACTGGTTACGAAGAAGCTGCTTGCCAAGGTTTAATGGCCGGGATTAATGCCCACAACAAAATTCACGAAAAAGACTCTTTTATTTTAAAACGTTCCGAAGCTTATATAGGCGTACTTATTGATGATTTAGTAAATAAAGGTACTGAAGAGCCCTACCGTATGTTTACTTCCCGAGCTGAGCATCGTATTTTATTACGCCAGGATAATGCGGACATTCGCTTAACAAAAAAAGGTTACGATCTTGGTTTGGCAAGTCAGGAACGCTTAGATCAAGTAAACCGGAAAATATCCGAAACGCAGGAAATTATAGATTATCTAAACAATAAATCGGTAGAACCAGCTGAAATAAACGCAATCCTACAACGTTTAAATTCTGCACCTATAACCGAGAAGGCCAAAGCAGGTAACTTAATTAAACGGCCTAATGTAGATATTAACCATATTATGGAGGCCGTACCTGTCGCAAAAACTTATTTAAGTAAATACTTACCTGATAGTATAGAGCAAGCGTCTATCGCGGTAAAGTATGCCAGCTACATTGATAAAGAACATCAAATGGCTAGCAGAATAGAGGAGCTGGAAAATTACATTATTAAAGAAAGACTTGATTACAAAAATATGTCAGCCCTTTCTAAAGAAGCGCGCGAAAAGCTATTAAAAATTAATCCCGAAACAATTGGCCAGGCCTCTCGCATTAGTGGAGTATCGCCGGCGGATATATCCATATTAATGGTGTATTTAGGAAAGTAA
- a CDS encoding Ig-like domain-containing domain — translation MSDFRKLINYFFVFIVCGCASISPPEGGEKDIKSPELVSSSPTNKSLQVSGKSITLRFNEEIRLKDFNRQLIISPSTENQIISEVDREEVKLSFEKNFEPNTTYFLNFREGIEDITEGNKPKNLTLTFSTGAFLDSGQVQGVVTDLLTSTPAKDINVVLYAVNDTATIRKNKPYYLTKTGEDGTYLLQNIKYGTYYLYAHHDKNNDNIYNDENEKIGYLANPIEITAQTPPQDLQLVRIDTKAPYITSKQPYLDEYHLNYNEGITAVKIAGGDSTDLYSLISENTKTVRLFPNTNQIKGKYFITALDSAENAKVDTVDIVFSGKKARRDLNFQVIPKTNQVKGNEALQLKFDAPLRLNKGPVVTLVEDSVTNRVLNYPEDVKLNKSKNILNFSLNSKAKKTIDILIDTTVLIPVSGDRFKKQKVSLLVADKDQGGTIDLKINTNYKKYFLELLDKDYKILKTYDTPKSLVLAELEPSSYRIRVKIDEDQNGEWRAGNQDLKTIPEKVINQPKPIEVRINWVQDVPFEF, via the coding sequence ATGTCTGATTTTAGAAAATTAATCAACTACTTTTTTGTGTTTATTGTTTGTGGCTGTGCCAGCATTAGTCCACCCGAAGGTGGCGAAAAAGATATAAAAAGCCCTGAATTAGTAAGTAGTTCGCCAACCAACAAGTCATTACAAGTATCTGGTAAATCAATTACTTTGCGCTTTAACGAAGAAATACGTTTAAAAGACTTTAATCGGCAGTTAATTATATCTCCAAGTACCGAAAATCAAATTATTTCAGAAGTAGATCGGGAAGAGGTAAAATTAAGTTTTGAAAAAAATTTTGAACCCAATACTACTTACTTTTTGAATTTCCGGGAAGGTATAGAAGATATTACCGAAGGCAATAAACCTAAAAATCTGACTTTAACATTTAGTACCGGAGCATTCCTGGATTCAGGCCAAGTACAAGGTGTAGTTACAGATTTGCTTACCAGCACACCGGCAAAAGACATTAATGTTGTATTATACGCCGTAAATGATACTGCTACTATTCGTAAAAATAAACCTTATTATCTAACCAAAACGGGAGAGGATGGGACTTATTTGTTACAGAATATCAAGTATGGTACTTATTATTTATATGCGCATCACGACAAGAATAACGATAACATCTATAATGATGAAAATGAAAAAATCGGGTACTTAGCCAATCCTATTGAAATAACTGCGCAAACTCCTCCACAGGATTTACAATTAGTTCGGATTGATACTAAAGCCCCTTATATAACATCTAAGCAGCCGTATTTAGATGAATATCATTTAAACTATAATGAAGGTATTACCGCAGTAAAAATTGCAGGGGGTGATTCTACCGATTTATATAGCCTAATTAGTGAAAACACAAAAACAGTTCGTTTATTTCCTAATACTAATCAGATTAAAGGGAAATACTTTATAACGGCTCTGGATTCGGCAGAAAACGCCAAGGTTGATACAGTTGATATTGTATTTTCCGGAAAAAAAGCCCGTCGAGACCTAAACTTTCAAGTAATTCCTAAAACTAACCAAGTTAAAGGAAATGAAGCTTTGCAATTAAAGTTTGATGCACCCTTGCGTTTAAATAAAGGTCCGGTAGTTACATTGGTAGAAGATTCCGTTACTAATCGAGTATTGAACTATCCAGAAGACGTAAAGTTGAATAAGAGTAAAAATATTTTAAATTTTTCCTTAAATTCTAAAGCCAAGAAAACAATAGACATCCTAATTGATACCACAGTACTGATACCTGTTTCAGGTGATAGATTTAAAAAACAAAAAGTAAGTTTATTAGTAGCAGATAAAGATCAAGGAGGCACTATAGACTTAAAAATTAATACGAATTACAAAAAGTATTTTCTAGAACTACTAGATAAAGACTATAAAATACTTAAAACATACGATACACCTAAATCATTAGTCTTAGCAGAATTAGAACCCAGTTCTTATCGTATACGGGTAAAAATAGATGAAGATCAAAATGGAGAGTGGCGTGCCGGCAATCAGGATTTAAAGACTATTCCCGAAAAAGTGATCAATCAGCCTAAACCTATAGAAGTAAGAATTAACTGGGTACAAGATGTTCCCTTTGAGTTTTAG
- a CDS encoding DUF4175 family protein produces MNQYVTMDVVLQHLQAFKKKFYLNLLIKGSIFSVGLLLTFFLIYNLLEYFFYFPYYVRAFLFFSFLGIIIYAFLRWIFTPLSAFANFKRLLSDEQAAQKVGTFYPEIKDKLLNTIQLKDLSKTNDLIAASIEQKSQHLAGFKFDESVKLQENKPLLKYVLIPVGLMLLITLIYPNLFVKGTERIINYKKYYAPEAPFKFIVQNRKLETFRNEDFQLEVKLEGKTIPNEIKVIYNGREQNLIRNKNNTFTYTFQNLQKPLAFQLAGSGFYSDPYMLDVLSRPNIKDFSLQIQYPKYLQKKPEAINNTGSITVPEGSLITWNFVTLATEQLELAFTNPTSVLAATQEESDFTVSKKINATQEYEVRLKNKYSGNKDKMSFLITSIPDRVPEIILESFQDSVGFDNLVLGGTVADDYGLSRLNIYYRVTSGNNSQGGNFKIIPLRLEPQQNSQSYYYPWNVANLKITPGQQLEYFVQVWDNDGIRGPKSARSQILSLKIPSRTELNKEIASNAKSMQSQMSKSVQKAQKLQEQISQSEEKLKTKKELNWQDKKQIEDLLEKKKQLERDINSMKESFDQLNQQQDKVDEKSLELAEKTKQLQKLMEDLLDEETKKLYEELEKLLQQQMPNERELQKLLDKLDNKENNLEKELERALELFKQLQFEQKLESATDKLNELSKEQEQLSDKTEEKKAPNPELQQEQKELQQEFEDVKKELDDLEKLNKELEDQNQMEDTKQEEKQVDQEMQNSQESLDKKQNKKAAQSQKNAAEKMQQMAQKMEQESESSSMEEAQQNLDHLRDILNNLIKLSFDQEELMKSFRSVSQSDPRFISLGQQQMKLKDDAKIIEDSLYSLAKKVFQIQSFVTREVGAMNNNISESLNQIKERNVGKATMHQQLTMTSVNNLALMLNDALKQMQQQMAMAAQMQGKGKPKPGGKPKPGSGEMGKMQQMLNQKMEDLKKGNLSGKALSEELAKLAAEQQRLRNALKELEKQGGKEGKGTKEEGSDGAGGKLDKLNKMMEQSETDLVNKRLTEQTIMRQREILTRLLEAEKSARERELDNKRESQSGKELARAVPPSFEKYIKNKEKQTELLKTISPAFTPYYKKEVNEYFQKIGK; encoded by the coding sequence ATGAATCAGTATGTTACGATGGATGTGGTGCTGCAGCATTTGCAGGCTTTCAAGAAAAAGTTCTACCTTAATTTACTTATTAAAGGAAGTATTTTTTCAGTGGGATTGCTTTTAACTTTTTTCCTGATTTATAACCTGCTGGAATACTTTTTTTATTTTCCGTATTACGTGCGGGCTTTTTTATTTTTCTCTTTCTTAGGCATAATCATCTACGCTTTTCTGCGCTGGATATTTACTCCACTCAGCGCCTTCGCCAACTTTAAACGATTACTGAGCGACGAGCAAGCTGCGCAGAAAGTAGGAACTTTTTATCCCGAAATAAAAGACAAGCTTTTAAACACCATCCAGCTAAAAGATCTCAGCAAAACCAATGACTTAATAGCGGCCAGCATTGAGCAAAAAAGCCAGCATTTAGCGGGATTTAAGTTTGACGAAAGTGTGAAGTTGCAGGAAAATAAGCCTTTGCTAAAATACGTATTAATTCCGGTTGGTTTAATGTTGCTTATTACTTTAATCTACCCTAATTTATTCGTAAAAGGCACCGAACGCATTATTAATTACAAGAAGTATTATGCGCCGGAAGCTCCTTTCAAATTCATCGTCCAAAATCGTAAATTGGAAACTTTCCGCAATGAAGATTTTCAACTGGAGGTAAAGCTGGAAGGTAAAACCATTCCGAACGAAATTAAAGTAATATACAATGGCCGGGAACAAAACCTGATCCGGAATAAAAACAATACGTTTACCTACACTTTCCAGAATTTACAAAAACCACTGGCATTTCAGCTGGCCGGTTCCGGTTTTTATTCGGACCCGTACATGCTCGATGTGCTTTCGCGTCCGAACATTAAAGATTTTAGTTTACAGATTCAATATCCCAAGTATTTACAAAAAAAACCGGAAGCGATTAATAACACCGGCAGTATAACGGTGCCCGAAGGAAGTTTGATTACCTGGAATTTTGTCACTCTAGCAACGGAGCAATTAGAGCTGGCTTTTACCAATCCAACATCTGTTCTGGCCGCTACGCAAGAAGAATCTGATTTTACAGTGAGCAAAAAAATAAACGCTACCCAGGAGTACGAAGTACGGCTCAAAAACAAGTACAGCGGCAACAAAGATAAAATGAGCTTCCTGATTACTTCTATTCCGGACCGGGTGCCGGAAATTATCCTGGAAAGCTTTCAGGATTCAGTGGGGTTTGATAACCTGGTGTTAGGTGGCACGGTAGCCGATGACTATGGTTTATCGCGGTTAAATATTTATTACCGGGTAACGAGCGGGAATAACTCACAAGGTGGAAATTTTAAAATTATCCCCTTACGCTTAGAGCCGCAACAGAACAGCCAGTCGTACTACTATCCTTGGAACGTAGCAAATTTAAAAATTACCCCAGGTCAGCAGCTGGAATATTTTGTGCAGGTTTGGGATAACGATGGCATTAGAGGACCTAAAAGTGCCCGTTCGCAAATATTGTCGCTGAAGATACCTTCTCGCACCGAGCTAAACAAAGAAATAGCTTCTAATGCTAAATCCATGCAAAGCCAAATGAGTAAGTCGGTACAAAAAGCGCAAAAGTTGCAAGAGCAAATATCGCAATCCGAAGAAAAGCTTAAAACCAAGAAGGAATTAAACTGGCAGGACAAAAAGCAGATAGAAGATTTGCTCGAAAAAAAGAAGCAATTAGAGCGTGATATTAACTCCATGAAAGAGTCCTTTGATCAGCTAAATCAGCAACAAGATAAGGTAGACGAGAAGAGCCTGGAGCTAGCCGAAAAAACTAAGCAGTTGCAAAAGCTTATGGAAGACTTACTTGATGAAGAAACTAAGAAATTGTACGAAGAATTAGAAAAACTTTTGCAACAACAAATGCCAAACGAACGGGAGTTGCAAAAACTGCTGGATAAGTTGGATAACAAAGAAAATAATTTAGAAAAAGAACTGGAACGAGCTCTCGAATTATTTAAGCAACTGCAATTTGAGCAAAAGCTGGAAAGTGCCACCGATAAACTAAACGAGCTGTCGAAAGAACAAGAACAGCTTTCGGATAAAACTGAAGAGAAGAAGGCGCCTAACCCGGAGTTACAGCAAGAACAAAAAGAGCTGCAACAAGAGTTTGAAGATGTCAAAAAAGAACTGGATGATCTAGAAAAGTTAAATAAGGAACTGGAAGATCAAAATCAAATGGAAGACACCAAGCAGGAAGAAAAGCAGGTCGACCAAGAAATGCAGAATAGCCAGGAATCATTAGATAAGAAGCAAAATAAGAAAGCGGCTCAATCACAGAAAAATGCGGCTGAGAAAATGCAACAGATGGCGCAGAAAATGGAACAAGAATCTGAGAGCAGCAGCATGGAAGAAGCACAACAGAATCTGGATCATTTACGGGATATTTTAAATAATTTAATTAAACTTTCTTTCGATCAGGAAGAACTGATGAAATCGTTCCGGAGTGTGAGCCAGAGCGACCCCCGATTTATAAGTTTGGGGCAACAACAAATGAAGCTGAAAGATGATGCTAAAATTATTGAAGATAGCTTGTATTCGTTAGCTAAAAAGGTATTTCAGATTCAGTCTTTTGTAACCCGTGAGGTAGGGGCGATGAACAATAATATTTCGGAAAGTTTGAATCAGATTAAGGAACGCAACGTAGGTAAAGCAACCATGCACCAGCAACTCACCATGACCTCGGTAAACAACCTAGCGCTAATGTTAAACGATGCCCTTAAGCAAATGCAACAGCAAATGGCTATGGCGGCACAAATGCAAGGCAAAGGTAAGCCTAAGCCAGGCGGCAAACCTAAACCAGGATCCGGTGAAATGGGTAAAATGCAGCAAATGCTTAATCAGAAAATGGAAGATTTAAAAAAAGGCAACTTGTCGGGTAAAGCACTTTCGGAAGAACTAGCTAAATTAGCTGCCGAACAGCAACGTTTGCGCAATGCTTTAAAAGAATTAGAGAAACAAGGCGGCAAAGAAGGCAAAGGCACCAAAGAGGAGGGAAGTGATGGTGCTGGCGGCAAGCTCGATAAATTAAATAAAATGATGGAACAATCCGAAACCGATCTCGTTAATAAACGACTTACGGAGCAAACAATCATGCGGCAGCGCGAAATATTAACGCGTTTGCTAGAAGCAGAGAAATCAGCTCGGGAAAGAGAACTGGATAATAAACGGGAATCGCAATCAGGTAAGGAGTTGGCTCGTGCCGTGCCGCCATCTTTTGAAAAGTATATTAAGAACAAAGAAAAACAGACAGAGTTACTAAAAACTATTTCGCCGGCCTTTACACCTTATTACAAGAAAGAGGTGAACGAATATTTTCAAAAAATAGGAAAATAA
- the ybeY gene encoding rRNA maturation RNase YbeY, which produces MPDLPIEFIAEDIPFTIPDENKLKDWIARVINFYEFNLENLTFIFCYDDYLLDINKSYLNHDTLTDIITFDNSDEEQTIEGDIFISIDRVKENAINFNVLLLEELHRVIIHGVLHLIGYDDKTESNKTEMRQKEDYWLSLRDFTTDGI; this is translated from the coding sequence ATGCCTGATTTACCAATAGAGTTTATAGCCGAAGATATTCCTTTTACCATTCCGGACGAAAATAAGCTTAAAGATTGGATAGCACGAGTTATTAATTTTTACGAGTTTAATTTAGAAAATTTAACTTTTATATTCTGTTACGACGATTACTTATTGGATATAAATAAGTCTTACCTGAATCACGATACCCTTACCGATATTATTACCTTTGATAATTCGGATGAGGAACAAACAATAGAAGGAGATATATTTATTAGTATAGACCGGGTAAAAGAAAACGCTATTAATTTTAACGTACTACTTTTAGAGGAACTGCACCGTGTAATCATACACGGTGTTTTGCATTTAATAGGGTATGATGATAAAACAGAATCAAACAAAACGGAAATGCGGCAAAAAGAAGATTACTGGTTATCTTTGCGTGATTTTACTACAGACGGAATTTAA
- a CDS encoding class I SAM-dependent methyltransferase, translating to MNYERLEQCPICNKESFKNFMVVKDNSVSKESFVIVQCENCGFKFTNPRPDESSIDQYYQSEEYISHTNKATGLTNQAYKIVRTYTIKQKVDLINRLSVKDSILDYGCGTGNFLAACKKNGWQVQGYEPNNLARTQAQDLLNQKIAGEGNSLEIFLNESFQVITLWHVLEHIHTLNETFKTLIQLVKSGGIMIIAVPNADSHDAKVYKENWAAYDVPRHLYHFTQNTMKRFLKKHKIELVETIPMKFDAYYVSLLSEKYISGNTALVKSVLTGLKSNNYASKNANDYSSLIYVGKKN from the coding sequence ATGAACTACGAAAGACTAGAACAATGCCCTATTTGCAACAAGGAAAGTTTTAAAAACTTTATGGTTGTAAAAGATAATTCGGTTTCAAAAGAAAGTTTTGTTATTGTTCAATGTGAAAATTGTGGTTTTAAGTTTACGAATCCTCGACCGGATGAATCTAGCATTGATCAATACTACCAATCAGAAGAATATATTTCGCACACCAACAAAGCTACTGGACTCACTAACCAAGCTTATAAAATTGTCCGTACGTATACCATTAAGCAGAAAGTTGATTTAATCAATCGACTTTCTGTTAAAGATTCTATACTGGATTATGGCTGCGGTACAGGTAATTTTCTAGCTGCATGTAAAAAAAATGGTTGGCAGGTGCAAGGCTATGAACCGAATAATTTAGCCCGCACCCAAGCCCAAGATTTGTTGAACCAAAAAATAGCTGGCGAAGGAAATTCACTAGAGATATTTCTCAACGAAAGTTTTCAGGTAATAACTTTATGGCATGTTCTGGAACATATACATACGCTAAATGAAACTTTTAAAACACTAATCCAGCTCGTTAAATCTGGTGGTATAATGATTATTGCAGTACCAAATGCCGATTCGCATGATGCAAAGGTGTACAAAGAGAATTGGGCAGCCTACGATGTGCCTCGTCATTTATATCACTTCACGCAAAATACCATGAAGCGATTTCTCAAAAAGCACAAAATTGAATTAGTTGAAACTATACCGATGAAATTTGATGCATATTATGTAAGTCTTTTAAGTGAGAAATATATATCTGGAAACACCGCTTTAGTAAAATCTGTACTGACTGGTTTAAAATCTAACAACTATGCCAGCAAAAATGCAAACGATTATTCCAGCTTAATCTATGTTGGTAAAAAAAACTAA
- a CDS encoding exodeoxyribonuclease III — translation MKIISYNVNGIRSAVSKGFVDWLQAADPDVICLQEIKCDEEKFDKQLFEALGYHVYIHPAVKKGYSGVGIFSKQKPNNVTVGCSHELYDAEGRVLRADFDDCSVVNVYMPSGSSGDTRQDFKMQWLEYFLQYINQVRTQLPNLVICGDYNICHQPVDIHNPKSNANSSGFLPEEREWFSQFLSHGYVDSFRHFNQEPHNYTWWSYRAGARGKNLGWRIDYAIVTEPLKNRLKRATILTEAKHSDHCPVLVELTSEIA, via the coding sequence ATGAAAATTATTAGTTATAATGTAAATGGGATCCGCTCAGCGGTAAGTAAAGGTTTTGTGGATTGGTTACAGGCTGCTGACCCCGATGTAATTTGTTTACAGGAAATAAAGTGCGACGAAGAGAAGTTCGATAAACAGCTTTTTGAAGCATTAGGTTACCACGTATACATTCATCCGGCCGTTAAAAAAGGCTACAGTGGGGTAGGCATATTTTCAAAACAAAAACCGAATAATGTAACTGTAGGTTGCAGCCACGAATTATACGATGCGGAAGGGCGCGTTTTGCGGGCTGACTTTGATGATTGTTCCGTGGTAAATGTGTACATGCCTTCCGGATCGAGCGGCGATACCCGTCAGGATTTTAAAATGCAATGGCTGGAGTATTTTCTCCAATACATCAACCAAGTTCGTACCCAATTGCCTAATTTGGTAATTTGCGGCGATTACAACATCTGCCACCAACCCGTAGATATTCATAATCCCAAATCAAATGCGAATAGCTCCGGCTTTTTACCGGAAGAACGAGAATGGTTTTCGCAGTTTCTAAGCCATGGCTACGTAGATTCTTTCCGGCACTTTAACCAGGAACCGCATAATTACACCTGGTGGAGTTACCGGGCTGGTGCCCGGGGCAAAAATTTAGGCTGGCGTATTGATTACGCCATTGTTACAGAACCATTAAAAAATCGTTTAAAACGAGCCACTATTTTAACCGAAGCCAAACATTCTGATCATTGTCCGGTATTAGTAGAATTAACCTCCGAAATAGCCTAA